The Candidatus Hamiltonella defensa 5AT (Acyrthosiphon pisum) DNA window GCGATTGCTTTGGGGCGATATCTGAAAGCGGAGTATGTGCTCTATACGGATGTCAGTGATGACATTCAATCTCCTGTGATCAATATGGAATTGATGCTAGTGAAAACGGGTGAAATTATTTGGGCGGATAAAACAGCAATGACGCTTGCACCTTAGCCTTGGCCTTGGCCGTTTATTTGTTTATTTATCGCATTTAATACGCGTTTTTCTGAAATAGGGTATGCAGTACCGAGTTGCTGTGCGAATAAGCTGACACGCAGCTCTTCCAGCATCCAATGTACTTCTTTTATCTCTTTTTCCTTTTCTCTCCATTCCGTCAATTGATTTTTCCATTTTATCCACAAATCGTTCAGTGCGTGTATTTTTGCCATATTCGATCGATCTGTTTGCAACTGAGAGGGTAATTTTTCCAACCGTCTTTCAATCGCTTTCAAATAACGCAAAATATCAGCCAAAGGCTTTAAGCTGTTATCACTAATAAAATAAGGACAAACCAACCCTTCTAATTGCTGTTTCATATCAGTAAAAGCGGGAACTTGTGCGAGATTACAACCCGCTTGTAATTTTTTGTGAATAGAAAAAGCCTTATCCAATATTTGTTGAACTTCTCTCGTTATTTTTTCTGAGACCTCATATACCTTGGGCCGTATCTTTTCTTTTAAAATCAAGAATTCAGATTGTGTCCACACAAGACCACCATATTCAGCCATCAGCTTGTCTACCGAGCAGGCGACACAATCTTCTAGCAATGCCGGTATATTTTCATACGGATTAAAATAAAGCCCTAATTTTGATTTATTAAACCATTTTTGACGTAAAGCCTGAGCAGGAGAAGCCATATTTAGCAAAAGCAGACGTCGGAGTCCCTTCCACATCATTATTTTTTGCTGCTGCTTTGTTTCAAATAAACGCAGTGCAACAGAATGGGTTTCATCCACCAACGCGGGATAATGTTTAATAGAATAATTTTCTTGAGTGCTTTCATAGTAAAGAGGCACGGTGCCAAAATTCCATTCTTTGAGATTCTGTTTTTCGAAAGTGCAGTTTTCTATCAAGGTACTGCGCGTTTTTTTAAACTGTCTTGTCAGTTCTTGCCGTAAAACTTCAAGATCTTTTCCTTCTTTTATCATTTGATTTTGATCATCCAAAATGCGAAAAGTGATTTTAAGATGCTCAGGCACTTGATGCCACTGCCAATCTTCTCTTGTTATTTTGACTCCGCTCATCTGCCATAATTTTTTCTCAATGGCACTTAAAAATGAACCTGATGAAGGCCGGATACTCTCTAAAATGGCCTGTGCATAATTGGGCACAGGAACAAAATGTCGTCTCAGTTTTTTAGGCAGGGATTTGAGCAAGGCTGTGATGAGTTCAAACCGCATGCCCGGCACTTGCCAATCAAAACCTTGAGACTGTATTTGATTCAACATCACGAGTGGAATATGAACGGTGACCCCATCGGTTTCGTTGCCCGGCTCGAATTGATAGGATAGGTCTAATTTAAATGCTTCCTGGCTCCAAAAATCAGGAAAATCTTCTTCAGTGATCTCCTGTGCGTTTTCTGTAATCAGCATTGATTTATCAAAATTCAGTAGATCAGGGTCAGTTTGAAACACTTTTTTCCACCAATGATTAAAATGGCGTGAAGAGACCACTTCCTGGCCAATCCGTTGATCATAAAATTCAAATAATGTGTGATCATCGACCACAATATCCCTGCGTCGGGATTTATTTTCTAACTCTTCGGCTTCTGACAACAGCTTTAAATTTTGGTGAAAAAAAGCATGAGTCGTTTCCCACTCCCCCTCAACCAGTGCTTGTCGAATAAATAAGGATCTGCATAATTTTGGATCAATCGCGCCATAATTGATTTTTCGATCATAAATAATCGGCAGTCCAAACAAGGTAACTTTTTCATGGGCAATCACTGCCCCTTTGTTTTTTTCCCAATGAGGTGCACTGTAATGACGTTTGAGCAAATGTCCTGCTAAGGGTTCTAGCCACTCAGGTTCAATACGTGCAGCGATATGCCCCCACAGTCGACGAGTTTCAAGTAATTCAGAGACCATAATCCACTTAGGTGGTTTTTTAAACAAACAAGAGTGCGGAAAAATCGCGAAGCGTATGTTACGAGGGCCTGTAAATTCATGGCTTTCCATGTCTTTTTGTCCAATATGAGATAACAAACCCGTTAAAAGAGCCGTATGAACATGAAAATAATGGGGCTCAGTGTGATTGATGGATAATGTCAATAGACCTAATTTTTGAGCACTTTTTTTGAGTTGAGAGTAAATATCCTGCCATTCGCGCACTCTCATATAATGCAGAAACTCTCGATGACATAATTGACGAAATTGATTGACAGATAAAGCGTTCTGCTGTTCTTCGATATAATTCCATAGATGAATAAAAGCGACAAAATCGGAGTCTTTATCCGAAAAACGATGATGTTTTTCATCGGCCGCCTGTTTTTTATCTTGAGGCCTTTCACGTGGATCCTGGATAGAAAGTGCCGCCGCAATAATCATCACTTCCTGAACGCAGGACCTAGATTGAGCCGCTAAAATCATTCGACCCAATCTCGGGTCAATGGTCAACCGTGACAATTGCCGGCCTATTTTTGTCAGATTGGGTTTTGGGGAATGCTCAATCGCCCCAAGTTCTGACAATAACGCGATGCCATCTTGAATCCGGCGTTTATCAGGAAGATCAATAAAAGGAAAAGAAGTGATATCCCCTAAATTAAAAGCCATCATTTGTAATATCACGGCTGAAAGATTCGTTCTTGAAATTTCTGGATCGGTAAAAACAGGGCGTGATAAAAAATCCTGTTCTTCATAGAGTCGAATGCAAATTCCGCTGGAAATTCGTCCACAACGCCCTTTGCGTTGATTGGCAGCAGCCTGGGATATCGGCTCCAAGGATAATTTCTGAATTTTAGTACGAAAACTATAACGGCTGATTCGAGCGGTTCCCGTATCTATCACATATTTAATACCAGGCACCGTGAGAGAGGTCTCCGCGACATTCGTCGCCAAAACAATACGTCGCCCCACATGTGATTGAAAAATTTTTTTTTGCTCAGCATAAGATAAACGTGAATACAAAGGTAATATCTCAGTGTGAGATATATTTTCTTGGCGCAGCACCTCTGTTGCATCACGGATTTCTCGTTCTCCACTCATAAAAATTAAAATATCGCCCTGAGTGGATTCTCGATATAGCTCATTCACAGCATCTATCATTGCTTGAAGCCCTTCTCCTTCGCTTTCATTTGTTTTTTGGGGGGGGCGATAACGCACTTCAACGGGATAACTCCGGCCTGACACTTCAATCATCGGTGCTTGATTAAAATGATCAGAAAATCGCTGTGAGTCTAGAGTGGCCGAGGTAATGATGATTTTTAAATCTGGCCTTTTAGGAAGGAGTTGCCGTAGATATCCCAAAATAAAATCAATATTCAGGCTGCGTTCGTGGGCTTCATCAATAATAATGGTGTCATATCGCATCAAAAGACGATCATGTTGAATCTCAGCCAGTAAAATGCCGTCGGTCATCAATTTTATTGCGGTGTTTTCATTGATTTTTTGATGAAAACGCATTTGATAACCCACACGTTCACCAAGAGGCGTTTTGAGTTCATCGGCAATCCGCTGAGCAACGCGATAAGCGGCCAAACGGCGTGGTTGCGTATGACCTATCATCCCTGTAACACCGCCACGCCCTAATTCCAAACATATCTTAGGCAGCTGGGTTGTTTTTCCAGAGCCTGTTTCACCCGAGATAATCACGACCTGATGACGCTCGATAGTTTCGCAGATTCTTTGTTTTTGTTGTGTAATCGGTAAATTTTGTGGGTATTCAAAGATAGGATGGTTCATTTAGCAATGGATCGATCAGATTCTTTCAGATAATCAATGACGGCTGTATGGTGGTCGCTGGTTTTAAAATCATCAAATACTTTTTCTATTTTACCTGTGGGATCAATGAGAAAACTGATGCGATGGATCCCATCATATTTTTTACCCATAAAATTTTTTTCACCCCAAACCCCAAATTGCTCTGAAACCTGATGATTGGCATCAGAAAGCAAAGTAAAATTTAACAATTCTTTTTCATGAAATTGAAATAATTTTTGTGGAGGATCGGTGCTGATGCCTAATATTTCAACACCGAGTGCTTTTAATTTATCCATATTGTCTCGTAGTGCACAAGCTTAAACGGTACAGCCTGGCGTCATCGCTTTGGGATAAAAATAAATCAACACTCTTTTTGAAGAAAAATCATTTAAATGAATGATTCCACCGTCTTGATCTAATAAAGCAAATGTTGGCGCCATATCGCCTGCTTTTAAAGGGGACATAGATTCACTCTCCAAATATGGTTTTTGAATAAATTTTTTTAAAGTAGTCTATGAAAAATTTGTTTCCATATGAGTTTGACGATATTCAATCAGATCCTCAATACTTAAAACCGTCATTTTATGTTTTTTTGCAAACGCAATCACTTCAGGGGCACGCGCCATGGTGCCATTGTCATTAGTGAGTTCACATAACACCCCCGCAGGTTTTAAACCCGCCAACCTTGCCAGATCAATCGCCGCTTCTGTATGCCCAGAACGACCCAGAACGCCTTTGGGATGCCCTTTTAAAGGGAAAACATGGCCTGGACGATGAAGATCAGCAGGCTTTGCTGTCTGTGATATCGCCGCTTTAATGGTGGTGATCCGATCTGAGGCTGAAACCCCTGTGGTAACCCCTTTTGCTGCTTCAATACTGACTGTAAAAGGGGTTTGAAAAGTACTGGAATTTTTTTCAACCATCATCGGTAGTTCAAGCTGTTGGCAACGTTCTTCAGTTAAACAAAGACAAACAATACCACTGCCATGACGAATCGTCAGGGCCATTTGTTCGACCGTCATGGTTTCTGCCGCAAACACAAAATCGCCTTCATTTTCGCGATTTTCATCATCCAGCACCATAACACCATGACCGTTTTTTAAATTCTCCAGTGCCTTTTTGACGCGGGCCACAGAATTTCCGAAATATTCAAGACAGATCTGATTCATGAAAAATCCTTCTGTGAAAGACGAACAAACCATCATTAGGAGAATCTTTAGCTAAATACCTAAAAATGATGACAATCAATAATATTAAATTATTGATATGATTTAAATATGATCAAATCTATTTGTCATTAGAATAAAATTGTTTAGCCATAGAGTGGTTTTTGTTTGTTTTAATTCTGATAAGCGTATTAAAAATATTTTCAGGAAGCGTTACTGATCACAGTTGGAATGACGTCAGAGTGTAAAACAGGATTTTCCGGAACATGCGGTGCATCATGCGATGAAAATTGACTCATCCCCTGTTTTAACAATCCAGCCTCATTTTGATGCGAGTCACCCTGTTGAAACGATGAATCAACTTCAGGCTTTAAAGCATCTTTAGACAGTGAAGTCACTTCAGCAGATGAGCCGTCACCATCCTGATTTTTTGTTGGTGCCGGTTCTAACCAAGCGTGAAATCCTTCATTTGAATGTGTTTCAACCCAATTTTTAAAAGGGGTCGAATATGCTTCATCATAAAGTTTTTGTATTTTTTTAAAAAATTCTTCCTTATTTTCTTCAACCATATCTTTTGTATCATACAATAATTCATCTATAACATTCGGAAACATATCCTCAAAATAAGCAATAACAACAGGCCCTGCAATATAATGGCTTAGGTTATTGTCCTTCAAAAACTGATCGCTTAAAAGGTTTTTTAATGTCAAACTTCTATTAAAGTTTTTTTCATCAAGATGGTTTTTTAAATCACTGAGAAAATGAATCGCGTTTTCACCTTTTGATAATCCAGCAACATACGTAGGTATGCCTTCCCTCAAAATAGAAAAAGAATTAATGACTTCTCCTACGCCACTGTAATTCATGAAAACGTGAACAAATTCGTGTCTTATAGTCCTATTGAGTCGCTCCTGAAAGCGACCACCAAGATAGACATATATATTATTATTGGGCGCATACCCTACCAAGTTAATTTCCTTAGACTTGGTATAATCATAAAAACTTTTTTCATTTTTAAAAAAATGCAATGTAAAATGCGTTTTATTTTCATGTCTTCCAAAAGACGACCTATTATTTTTTATAAAACCAAATGCTTCATTAAAGGTAGTTAAAGTATTTGTTAATGCTTCTTCAATCTCATTTTGAGCCAGACCAGACATCTTTTCTTCGTCTGAAAAAACTTTAATACTGAACATGAGCTCATCATTAACATTAATCTTAATTGTTTTTTGAAGATATGATTTTCTAGATCTAAAAAAGTCAGAATTTGCTAAAATCTGAAATTCTTCCTCTGTTGGCGGAGTCATATTTTCCTCTTTATATTTTTTGTTAATTGTTTTAACGCTTATCGCTTTAACATTTTTAGCATCGAAATTTTCAGTAAATTTTTTTAAATTTTTATATTGTTCTGGATTAATTGTTTTTAGTTTAGAAAGCGTTGAGTCAATTTCTTTTAAATCAACATCCGTGGGGGGGGCTAATTCAGTTGGTTTTGAACCAGATTTTGAATCTGCCAGTGTATTTTTCTCGTCATTTAATTGATTTTTCATTCCTTCAAAAATTTTTTCTAGTTTTCCTAAACTCTCTTCTTCTGGATAAATATTTTTAATAATTTGAACATATGTAATAAAAGCATCAAGAAACTCCTTATTAATATCAATAGTTTGTTCAACATTAATGTCATTTTCTTCAGGATTTATCATGTTTTTCAAAAAATTTTTGAATTCCACAATAATAGCTTGATAAAAAATGAATTCTTTTAAAGCACTAATTAATACAAGGCTGTTTTCATTGATGACATTTTTTTTTGTTAAATCCGTATTTGCCTCTATGATTTTAAAAAATTCTATATATTCTGAATTTGGGTCTACACTATTTTTATCTTTTTTAGCCTGCACTTGCTTGCGAATGAACTTGGCAAAAACAGATCGCATCTCGACGAGATTCATCGTTAAAAAGATATCATCTATGCTAGACATAGATACGACACATCATTAGAATTTCCGGCAATTTGTCTGAAAATAGGCGTTTTAGAGATGACTGACTTTGACCTCAATAATCTGCATATCAGCAATTTTGATTTTCCTGGAGGATATTTTGATGACGTCAGCACTATTGGTTCTTGAAGATGGAACCGAATTTTACGGTCGATCGGTTGGATCGATAGGGTTGGTCGTCGGAGAAGTGGTTTTCAATACTGCAATGACAGGTTATCAGGAAATTTTGACTGATCCTTCTTATTTAAGACAAATCGTGACTCTGACCTGCCCTCATATCGGGAATGTGGGCACCAATCTTTCTGACGCAGAATCCGATAAAGTCTATGTACAGGGCCTGGTCATCCGGGATTTATCCCTGGTGGCCAGTAATTATCGTAGTGAAGAAACCCTGTCGGATTATCTCAAACGCCATCATATCGTGGCCATTGCCGATATTGATACTCGAAAGCTGACACGTCTTTTGTCTGAAAAAGGCGCTCAAAAAGGCTGCATTATCGCGTCAAAAACTTTAGATCCGGTGCTGGCTTTAGAAGAAATTCATGATTTTCCGGGTTTAAAAGGCGTAGATTTGGTCAAAACAGTCTCTGTCAAAACTCCCTATGATTGGGTCGAAGGGACAGGAGGATGGCTCAGTGATGGTATGCCAAATACCAAAAAACGAGACGCATCTCCTTTTCATGTGGTCGTGTACGATTATGGCATTAAGCGCAATATGCTTCGTATGCTGGTGGATCGAAGCTGTCGCGTGACGGTCGTTCCCGCACACACTTCAGCCCAGGCGGTTATCTCATTAAAACCCGATGGTGTGCTTTTATCGAATGGTCCAGGAGATCCCGCACCCTGTGAATATGCAATCGCTGCTATTCAAGATTTACTGGAAGCGGATATTCCCCTTTTTGGCATTTGCCTCGGCCATCAACTGCTGGCTCTGGCGAGCGGCGCAAAAACGATCAAAATGAAATTTGGCCACCATGGTGCAAATCATCCTGTGAAAGAGTTAGAGAGCGGTCTTGTGATGATCAGCACACAAAATCATAGCTTTTCTGTTGATGAATCGACCTTGCCTCCTTGCTTACGTGCAACTCATCGCTCCTTGTTTGACGGCTCATTACAAGGCATACATCACACCGATAAAGCGGCCTTTGGTTTTCAGGGCCACCCTGAAGCCAGCCCTGGCCCCCATGATATGGCGCCGCTTTTTGATCACTTTATCGATTTGATGCAAATGTATCATGAAAAATCTCTTCATCATCTGTAATCAGGAATTCACATCATGCCAAAGCGTACAGATATCAACAGCATTCTGATTTTGGGTGCCGGCCCTATTGTCATTGGTCAAGCCTGTGAATTTGATTACTCTGGCGTTCAGGCTTGTAAAGCCTTGAGAGAAGAAGGGTATCGGGTGATTTTGGTCAATTCTAACCCCGCGACCATTATGACAGATCCTGACATAGCAGATGCCACCTATATTGAGCCAATTCATTGGGAATTGGTTCGCAAGATCATCGCCAAAGAACATCCTGATGCTTTATTGCCGACCATGGGTGGACAAACGGCACTCAATTGCGCACTCGAGTTAGAGAAAAAAGGGGTTTTATCAGATTATGGCGTGACCATGATAGGTGCTACAGGAGAAGCGATTGATAAGGCTGAAGACCGAAGGCTTTTTGATAAAGCGATGAAAAAAATAGGCCTGAATACCCCGCGTTCTGGCATTGTCCATAGCATGGAAGAGGCTTTTTCCGTTGTTTCTGAGATAGGTTTCCCTTGCATTATCCGCCCCTCCTTTACTATGGGCGGCAGCGGCGGGGGGATTGCCTATAATCGCGAAGAATTTGAAGAAATTTGCGAACGAGGGTTTGATTTATCACCCACGCATGAATTGTTGATCGATGAATCCCTGATCGGGTGGAAAGAATATGAAATGGAAGTCATCCGTGACAAAAATGACAATTGCATTATTGTGTGCTCGATAGAAAATATGGATGCCATGGGCATTCACACTGGGGATTCTATCACCGTCGCACCTGCTCAAACTTTGACGGATAAAGAGTATCAAAGAATGCGACATGCTTCGATGTCAGTATTACGTGAAATCGGTGTCGAAACAGGTGGCTCGAACGTTCAATTTGCCGTCGACCCAAAAAGTGGACGGCTGGTTGTCATTGAAATGAACCCCCGCGTTTCTCGTTCTTCAGCACTGGCATCAAAGGCCACCGGGTTTCCTATCGCAAAAATTGCGGCAAAGCTGGCTGTTGGTTACACCTTGGATGAATTAAAAAACGACATTACAGGTGGCCGAACGCCGGCGTCTTTCCAGCCTTCTTTAGATTATGTGGTCACCAAAATGCCCCGCTTTAACTTTGAGAAGTTTGCAGGAGCAAACGATCGCTTGACGACTCAGATGAAATCTGTCGGAGAAGTGATGGCCATAGGGCGAACTTTTCAAGAATCGCTGCAAAAAGCGCTCAGAGGGCTAGAAGTTGGGGCCACGGGGCTCGATCCCAAAGTGTCTTTGAATGATCCGGAGGCCATTACCTCTATTCGTCGTGAGCTCAAAGATGCCGGAGGGGAACGCATCTGGTATATCGCAGATGCCTTTCGTGCGGGGCTCTCATTAGACGCAGTCTTTGATCTCACCGAAATTGATTCCTGGTTTTTGATGCAGATTCAGGAACTCGTCCAGCTCGAAGAACAGCTGACTCAAACCGGCATTCAATCCTTAGACGCGTTTTTTTTAAGGCATCTTAAACGAAAAGGATTTTCGGATGCACGTTTGGCCAAATTACTGGCCGTACCCGAAAAAGAAATACGAGACCGACGCCACCAATCGAATTTGCATCCTGTTTATAAAAGAGTGGATACCTGTGCTGCGGAATTTAGGACAGATACGGCCTATTTATACTCTACCTATGAAGAAGAATGTGAAGCCAGACCCAATCACGAACAGAAAAAAATCATGATATTAGGAGGAGGACCTAATCGGATTGGCCAGGGAATCGAATTTGATTATTGCTGTGTGCACGCATCTTTAGCTCTTCATGAGGCGGGATATCAGACCATTATGGTCAATTGCAATCCAGAAACCGTTTCGACGGATTATGACATTTCTGATCGCCTGTATTTTGAATCCGTCACGCTGGAGGATGTCCTTGAAATAGTGCGGATTGAACAACCACAAGGGGTTATTGTTCAATATGGTGGGCAAACGCCTCTGCGCTTGGCTCGAGAGCTTGAAGCGGCAGGCGTCATTATTTTGGGAACGAGCCCTGATGCGATTGATAGGGTAGAAGATCGTGAACGTTTTCAGCAAGCCGTTCATCGCTTAGGCTTGAAACAGCCTGAGAATGCGACGGCCCAAACACTTGAAGACGCTTTTTTAAAAGCTGACCTTTTAGGTTATCCGCTGGTGGTTCGCCCCTCTTATGTCCTCGGGGGGCGCGCGATGGAAATCATTTACAACAGGGTTGACTTGCAGCGTTATTTTCAAAATGCGGTTCAGGTTTCTAATGATTCGCCTGTATTACTGGATCGTTTTTTAGATGATGCAGTTGAAGTCGATGTTGATGCCATCTGCGATGGTGAGCACGTTTTCATCGGTGGTATTATGGAACACATAGAAGAAGCAGGGGTACATTCTGGCGACTCGGCCTGCTCACTGCCGGCTTATACCTTAAACGAGCCTATTCAAAAATGTATGCGGGATCAGGTGACAAAACTAGCGTTTGAACTCGGTGTTAAAGGGTTAATGAATGTCCAGTTTGCTGTCAAAAAAGAACAGCTGTATCTGATTGAAGTCAATCCGCGTGCTGCCCGCACGGTGCCTTTTGTCTCCAAGGCGACGGGCATCCCCTTAGCAAAAATAGCGGCGAAAGTCATGGCAGGGCAGTCATTAGTTCAGCAAAATATGTTAAATGAAATCAT harbors:
- the hrpA gene encoding ATP-dependent RNA helicase HrpA, which encodes MNHPIFEYPQNLPITQQKQRICETIERHQVVIISGETGSGKTTQLPKICLELGRGGVTGMIGHTQPRRLAAYRVAQRIADELKTPLGERVGYQMRFHQKINENTAIKLMTDGILLAEIQHDRLLMRYDTIIIDEAHERSLNIDFILGYLRQLLPKRPDLKIIITSATLDSQRFSDHFNQAPMIEVSGRSYPVEVRYRPPQKTNESEGEGLQAMIDAVNELYRESTQGDILIFMSGEREIRDATEVLRQENISHTEILPLYSRLSYAEQKKIFQSHVGRRIVLATNVAETSLTVPGIKYVIDTGTARISRYSFRTKIQKLSLEPISQAAANQRKGRCGRISSGICIRLYEEQDFLSRPVFTDPEISRTNLSAVILQMMAFNLGDITSFPFIDLPDKRRIQDGIALLSELGAIEHSPKPNLTKIGRQLSRLTIDPRLGRMILAAQSRSCVQEVMIIAAALSIQDPRERPQDKKQAADEKHHRFSDKDSDFVAFIHLWNYIEEQQNALSVNQFRQLCHREFLHYMRVREWQDIYSQLKKSAQKLGLLTLSINHTEPHYFHVHTALLTGLLSHIGQKDMESHEFTGPRNIRFAIFPHSCLFKKPPKWIMVSELLETRRLWGHIAARIEPEWLEPLAGHLLKRHYSAPHWEKNKGAVIAHEKVTLFGLPIIYDRKINYGAIDPKLCRSLFIRQALVEGEWETTHAFFHQNLKLLSEAEELENKSRRRDIVVDDHTLFEFYDQRIGQEVVSSRHFNHWWKKVFQTDPDLLNFDKSMLITENAQEITEEDFPDFWSQEAFKLDLSYQFEPGNETDGVTVHIPLVMLNQIQSQGFDWQVPGMRFELITALLKSLPKKLRRHFVPVPNYAQAILESIRPSSGSFLSAIEKKLWQMSGVKITREDWQWHQVPEHLKITFRILDDQNQMIKEGKDLEVLRQELTRQFKKTRSTLIENCTFEKQNLKEWNFGTVPLYYESTQENYSIKHYPALVDETHSVALRLFETKQQQKIMMWKGLRRLLLLNMASPAQALRQKWFNKSKLGLYFNPYENIPALLEDCVACSVDKLMAEYGGLVWTQSEFLILKEKIRPKVYEVSEKITREVQQILDKAFSIHKKLQAGCNLAQVPAFTDMKQQLEGLVCPYFISDNSLKPLADILRYLKAIERRLEKLPSQLQTDRSNMAKIHALNDLWIKWKNQLTEWREKEKEIKEVHWMLEELRVSLFAQQLGTAYPISEKRVLNAINKQINGQGQG
- the ribB gene encoding 3,4-dihydroxy-2-butanone-4-phosphate synthase; protein product: MNQICLEYFGNSVARVKKALENLKNGHGVMVLDDENRENEGDFVFAAETMTVEQMALTIRHGSGIVCLCLTEERCQQLELPMMVEKNSSTFQTPFTVSIEAAKGVTTGVSASDRITTIKAAISQTAKPADLHRPGHVFPLKGHPKGVLGRSGHTEAAIDLARLAGLKPAGVLCELTNDNGTMARAPEVIAFAKKHKMTVLSIEDLIEYRQTHMETNFS
- the carA gene encoding glutamine-hydrolyzing carbamoyl-phosphate synthase small subunit, which codes for MMTSALLVLEDGTEFYGRSVGSIGLVVGEVVFNTAMTGYQEILTDPSYLRQIVTLTCPHIGNVGTNLSDAESDKVYVQGLVIRDLSLVASNYRSEETLSDYLKRHHIVAIADIDTRKLTRLLSEKGAQKGCIIASKTLDPVLALEEIHDFPGLKGVDLVKTVSVKTPYDWVEGTGGWLSDGMPNTKKRDASPFHVVVYDYGIKRNMLRMLVDRSCRVTVVPAHTSAQAVISLKPDGVLLSNGPGDPAPCEYAIAAIQDLLEADIPLFGICLGHQLLALASGAKTIKMKFGHHGANHPVKELESGLVMISTQNHSFSVDESTLPPCLRATHRSLFDGSLQGIHHTDKAAFGFQGHPEASPGPHDMAPLFDHFIDLMQMYHEKSLHHL
- the carB gene encoding carbamoyl-phosphate synthase large subunit, whose amino-acid sequence is MPKRTDINSILILGAGPIVIGQACEFDYSGVQACKALREEGYRVILVNSNPATIMTDPDIADATYIEPIHWELVRKIIAKEHPDALLPTMGGQTALNCALELEKKGVLSDYGVTMIGATGEAIDKAEDRRLFDKAMKKIGLNTPRSGIVHSMEEAFSVVSEIGFPCIIRPSFTMGGSGGGIAYNREEFEEICERGFDLSPTHELLIDESLIGWKEYEMEVIRDKNDNCIIVCSIENMDAMGIHTGDSITVAPAQTLTDKEYQRMRHASMSVLREIGVETGGSNVQFAVDPKSGRLVVIEMNPRVSRSSALASKATGFPIAKIAAKLAVGYTLDELKNDITGGRTPASFQPSLDYVVTKMPRFNFEKFAGANDRLTTQMKSVGEVMAIGRTFQESLQKALRGLEVGATGLDPKVSLNDPEAITSIRRELKDAGGERIWYIADAFRAGLSLDAVFDLTEIDSWFLMQIQELVQLEEQLTQTGIQSLDAFFLRHLKRKGFSDARLAKLLAVPEKEIRDRRHQSNLHPVYKRVDTCAAEFRTDTAYLYSTYEEECEARPNHEQKKIMILGGGPNRIGQGIEFDYCCVHASLALHEAGYQTIMVNCNPETVSTDYDISDRLYFESVTLEDVLEIVRIEQPQGVIVQYGGQTPLRLARELEAAGVIILGTSPDAIDRVEDRERFQQAVHRLGLKQPENATAQTLEDAFLKADLLGYPLVVRPSYVLGGRAMEIIYNRVDLQRYFQNAVQVSNDSPVLLDRFLDDAVEVDVDAICDGEHVFIGGIMEHIEEAGVHSGDSACSLPAYTLNEPIQKCMRDQVTKLAFELGVKGLMNVQFAVKKEQLYLIEVNPRAARTVPFVSKATGIPLAKIAAKVMAGQSLVQQNMLNEIIPPYYSVKKVVLPFDKFPGVDPILGPEMHSTGEVMGVGHTFAEAFAKAMLGSHSSMKKTGRVLLSVRDGDKTRVVDLAKQFLQQGFELDATQGTADVLEKAGLPARRVHKVHEGRPHIQDRIKNGEYIYIVNTTSGRQAIEDSKLIRRAALQYKVHYDTTLNGGLATVMSLMENPIEKVISLQELHASFIR